One stretch of Natronobacterium gregoryi SP2 DNA includes these proteins:
- a CDS encoding tryptophanase produces MVAYKTKMVERISLPAREQREQNLESAGYNAFNLDADDVFVDLLTDSGTGAMSDAQWAALVRGDEAYAGSRSFDELESAVGDVMGFDHVVPAHQGRGAENVLYGALLEEGDVVPNNTHFDTTRAHVANQGADPVDCPVPSAHDPDVTAPFKGNFSLERGRELVDEVGADSVPVVVQTITNNSAAGQPVSVENTRRVRAFADEIDARFVIDACRFAENAYFVKQREEEFAAASIAEIAHEQLGYADAVVMSGKKDGLVNAGGFVATDDARLYERSRQRAILYEGFPTYGGMAGRDVAALAVGLREAVDSEYLADRIEQIEEFGSLLEAAGVPIYRPVGGHAVYLDAGAALSHLPDEAFPGQALVCELYREGGVRGVELGSFAFPDTDRPELVRLAVPRRTYHREHFEHVADTVEAVLEKGESVPGLELATEPEMPEIRHFTAELEPLS; encoded by the coding sequence ATGGTCGCATACAAGACGAAGATGGTCGAACGGATCTCCCTCCCCGCCAGAGAACAGCGCGAACAGAACCTCGAGTCGGCAGGATACAACGCGTTCAATCTCGATGCAGACGACGTTTTCGTCGATCTCCTGACCGACAGCGGGACGGGAGCGATGAGCGACGCCCAGTGGGCGGCACTCGTCCGTGGCGACGAAGCCTACGCTGGATCGCGCAGTTTCGACGAACTCGAGTCGGCCGTCGGCGACGTGATGGGGTTCGACCACGTCGTTCCAGCCCATCAGGGTCGTGGTGCGGAGAACGTCCTCTACGGAGCACTACTGGAAGAAGGCGACGTCGTCCCGAACAACACGCACTTCGATACGACTCGTGCCCACGTTGCGAACCAGGGTGCAGACCCAGTCGACTGTCCGGTTCCGTCGGCCCACGATCCCGACGTGACGGCACCATTCAAGGGAAACTTCTCGCTCGAGCGCGGTCGCGAACTCGTCGACGAGGTCGGAGCCGATAGCGTTCCCGTGGTCGTTCAGACGATCACGAACAACTCGGCGGCTGGCCAGCCGGTCAGCGTCGAGAACACTCGACGGGTCCGGGCGTTTGCCGACGAAATCGACGCCCGGTTCGTGATCGACGCCTGTCGGTTCGCCGAAAACGCCTACTTCGTCAAGCAACGTGAAGAGGAGTTCGCGGCGGCTTCGATCGCCGAAATCGCTCACGAACAGCTCGGTTACGCCGACGCCGTCGTGATGAGCGGCAAGAAAGACGGACTCGTCAACGCCGGTGGCTTCGTCGCAACCGACGACGCACGACTGTACGAACGGTCCAGACAGCGGGCGATCCTCTACGAGGGCTTTCCGACCTACGGCGGGATGGCCGGACGCGACGTCGCGGCACTCGCCGTCGGGCTCCGGGAGGCCGTCGACTCCGAGTACCTCGCGGATCGCATCGAACAGATCGAGGAGTTCGGTTCGCTGCTCGAGGCGGCCGGCGTCCCGATCTACCGGCCGGTCGGGGGCCACGCGGTCTACCTCGACGCCGGTGCTGCGCTCTCACACCTCCCGGACGAGGCGTTTCCTGGGCAGGCGCTCGTCTGTGAGCTCTACCGGGAGGGCGGCGTTCGCGGCGTCGAACTCGGGAGCTTCGCGTTTCCCGACACGGACCGGCCGGAACTGGTTCGACTCGCCGTCCCGCGTCGGACCTACCACCGCGAGCACTTCGAACACGTCGCCGACACCGTCGAAGCCGTCCTCGAGAAAGGCGAGTCCGTTCCAGGACTCGAACTCGCGACCGAACCCGAGATGCCGGAGATTCGCCACTTCACTGCGGAGCTCGAGCCGCTGTCCTAG